ttttttaaaaaagaaattaaaaagtaatcagcTGGTAATTACACTATGTAATTACAAGCAATTCACAGCCAAACTGTGAATTAGAAAGTGTAATTACCCTTtgccaattacaccaattacctgTTGACCAAGTAATTACCTGTCTAACCAAACATGATAGACCGTGTAATTACacccaattacaccaaatttaATTACCAGGGTGTCCTTCCAAACATGCCCTAAAAGTGGACGgaaaaagtaataatttaacataattagACACTATATTAGTATTTTATACTACAATCTACACAGTTCACACTTCACAATACTTCTATTTCACAGAAGAAATTCCATATTATGTTTTGACTGTAACATGTAATTGTAGCCTTCGTACTACATCTGCTCTTATTGACGCAATGTCTTATTATCTTTCATGTTTCACTATATCAAAACATTTACTATTGATTTGTTTGTTTCACTATATCACGCCAAATTATTAGACAAGTGAAAAgtcatatatttaatttatgagcATTTTTATTGGGTAAATAAGAAATTAAGCcattaaagaataaaaataatttgttattaacttattatattttaaactaaatttaTTAGATTGaactaataatacataaaatcgaACCGTACCCTATTTCACAAAGAGTCTTATGCGAAGATGATAATGATGGTTTTGATCAGATGGTCCAAGATATATAAAGACTTTTCAGCTTCTTactgaaaatataaaataatataaattagacCTTTCACCTtctaaatcaaatcaaatgaaaTGACGTGGATCATTTATTACAAGTAAGTACAGTATGTCCTTTTCCGCCTCTTCACTTGCTAAACTATCTCTCTTGACTAGAACTAAAGCTTTAACCATGGGCagaaaccaaaaaaggaaagaacagAAAATGGCAGAAAATTCAAGCACAGATTCAGGAAATTGTAGTGTGGAGTTTGtgagagaagaagaggaaatagtgtcaaagaaaagaaaaaacaaggaTGTTGATGTGACAAGGTTTCTTTATAATGATACTCCTTCCGATGGATATGATGAAGAGAAAACTCCTTCTCCGAAGGCGAAGAGGATGATGAAACTGAAATCCAAACCTCCCCTTGTTTCAAAAGTGTGGAGTGATAAAGATGAAATTTCCCTACTCACAGGTATCATTAAGTTCAAGGAACAAACAGCTCGTGAAGTTGCACAAAATATGGCCGAATTTCGTGCATTTATCCTTCCTTCACTTACTCTTCAAGCTACGCCTGTCCAATTAAGGGAGAAAATAAGGCGTATCAGACTAAAGTATGAAAAGACTCTTGCCACAGGAAATCCTTCTAATACAGACCTGCACCAAGTCCAAGTGTTCCAATTATGTCAGAAAATTTGGACTCAACCTCCTAACTCCAACTCTCTACTGCTAAAGGAGAACCACAACATTCCAGAAAACGACCTACAGGTAAAGGAGAAACACAACATTCCAGATAATGGGCTACAGGTAAAGGAGAAGCACAACATTCCAGAAAATGGGCAGCCAGGAAAGCAGAGTCTACTGGTAAAGGAGAAGAAACACAACATTCGACCGATTCAGCAGCATAAAATTATCCCCGATTCTGGACTGGATGGGAAAACTATGGAAGATTTGTTGAAGCGACTAGCCAAAGATGTAGAACTTGTTGTAAATTCTAAGGCATGTTTGCAAGGAAATAGTAATGAAGTTGGTATAAGAGTGCTTGATATTGGCCTAGAAAGTATGAAATTAGGGATAAAGTTGGGGAAATTGGTGCACGAGAAAGCGACTTCGCCTGAGTTGGTATAACCATgtcttattttttgtttttgttcctATACCATTTCTGAGCAGAATTGTCTCATCTTTGTGTGTTGAATTGTATGTCAGCAAGATTCTCCGGAGCTACGGGAACAAGTGGTATTAAGGGCCTATCTGGAAGCCAAGATAGAGCACGCACAACTACTTTTGAATGCTTATGATGGTTTAATTAAGGTAACAATTCTATCTGCTTTGACTAGGCCTGACTATGTCTCACAAGATGTTCAGACAAGTATAACGCCGTTTTGAAGGTGTCTTTTGTGGAAGAATTTCTTCCTTTAAAGTTCATTGTTATAGAGAAACTTGGAATTTTCTGTAGATATTCTGAATCTTATTGAAAGAGCTATACGCTGAAAGTTATTTGCTTCCTGCCGCGTACATTATAAATTCAGATCTTTGATTTTCAGCATTTTAACTACTCTTCTGGTAAATGTTTTGGGCAGTCTTGTCGTAGGcttaaattttgtaaatctAGAGACTGTGGATCAAATAACTTAGACTACTTAGAAAATCGTATGGATCTAGAGACTGTTCCCTTATGCTTAAAGctaaatatctttaattttcttgCTTTGGTTAGGTAGGAATATAGCCTGAATTTGTTCAACCCAGGCTACtataaattctatattttattatgCCCACGAATGTCGGTTTAGGGATGTATGGATTCTCGAGAAGAGAGAAGACATGATGGTCCCCCCTGGACCGCCAAGCTTTAGACTATCCATGTTGCtggtttattgtgccttattcAGTGGAAGTTCCTAACTGCCACAAAGTACTATTTTCCAGTCGGAGTTATTCCATTGTTAGGACTAGAGATTCTTTGGGTATACttctacaaataaaatgtaGCAGATATTTGCTTGATAATCCTATGTTACTTGGACCAATATATGGATGTTGCAATGTTGGACATGGTTGTGTGTCAGGTGTCTGGGATTTGCTGTGATGAAGACTTCAAGTTTAGGATATCGAGATAAAACTAAACTGTTAAACACAGATGTGGAATATACAAGCTACTAATCATGTGGTTAAGATTGCATACGTGTCATTTACTGTGCATTTCAATATGCTCTTCATTTATATCTAGTACCACTTCTAGGCAGCATGGTTGTAGCATTAGTTGAGCGATCCAAACACATTGACCCGATACTGTACATATCTTATCTAGTACATTTATGTTGTAGTTAAAAAACATGTATCTAGACTTTTGGCATGGGCTGGCCGCCTAGGTGTGCATTGATCATCTCTTCTCTTTTGTTGGTGATGCGCTCCTAGTCTTAAATGCTCGGGTTGTGCCAGCGGTATTGCTACTTTGAATTTATTAGAGTTCTCAAAGCAAACCTATCGTCTGTATGTAGTAAGTAACTATTATATGCTGACATTTTCCCCTGTTAGGAGCTGGAGATCATTTTTGAGGCTTTCAAGTAGCCAACTCTACCTTCAAATGAATGCGTGCTTCTCTGTTTTCTTGTTCAAGTATTgagtatcattcttttttattattatattaattttatcctTTCTGCTGTCAACTGTCCTCTAATGTGTGATTTCTTACCTCCCTTTGTCAAATGGgcatttttttattgaagttCTAGGGCACACAGTGGCACAATTACCCTTGGCCCAACTAAAAGCGaaacttaatttattaaaacacCATTTGCATATTTCTGAACCAAAAGCTAATGGTTACACAGGAAGCTCTATTTTAActagttatgtttttttttacttaaatccACTTTTGTGGTGGCAGGGTTTGGCATTGACCCCTACCTCAAAGGCGGATCTAGGATTGATATTTATAAGTTCCTACCTCAACTCTCAAGTTAATACTGGACTAATAACTTTGTTCATCgatttcttaatatatatttatacaaaagCCATGGGTCTCATGTGAACTCGTAAGTCATAACTTACACCGTATATCTGCCACTGCCCTATCCTATATattaataaacaataaaatagtTCATAGAAGTATGGGGACTAGACCTTAACTACATCTGGGAAGATATCTTTGGTAATAAATGGGGAGTGATAGTATAGCCACAGTGAATTTCCAAAGAATAGTAGGAGGATTCCTATTTACACATAAACCAAGTAAGCAATAAATTTGGATAGACTCCttccatttggatttgagttcaCCAAAGTAATCTTACTTATTCTGAGTACGTAGTCTTTCTCTTTGACTTGTGATTCTTAAATTGGGGAATTATACTTGTTTAGCTTGGATGGACACTTTGCTTCTCTTGGTAGATTTTCAAACTTGAATATAATCTTCATTTCCTGTAATGAAGCACCCCACTTGGCTAATGCATCTTCCTGTCATGGGCCCATTTTTAAAGGCAACATGGGATCTTCTTCCACAGATCTAGAAGAAAGATTCATACATGGGCTCCACTGATACATCATTTTCCATTCTTTCCTTTTAAAGGAAGTTCACCAAATCTCTCGATAAGCGTCAACACAGTTGTAGGAGGATCTTTAGCAGCTAGTGTATGTAGAGACATTGTTTGAAGAGTGTGCTTATTGGCAACAACTGCCTTGCCACCCGTTGGTCTGTACCTTTTCTTCAGTTGACTGGATTTgtttttatgattgtttttctGGTTGCTAGATGGTCTTGGGAATATTTTCACAAACACCTTTTTTGGTTCTTTCCTCGAGCCTTCTGTATTTATTCTCAACTAGAACAACACAATatagttttgtttcttttgcaattttctcattttatgtgtAAATGATGTTCATTTTACTCATGATCAATTTCTTCCATTTCAGTAAAATCTTACATTCATCTATAATATTGTTCAAAGTCTGGAACACCCTCATATTGCACAGCTTGCTAGAATCCCTCTTCTTTGGATTATCTGTCAATATCTTATTCCACCCGAGTACTATTTTTTCTACTTTGCCAAGTTGATCTTGATGCTTATCTTTGCCACGTAAGCTTGTGTCATATGCTCTGTAGTGACATTAGTGGGGCAAAGAAACTCTAGTTATGTGCAGTCAATGACCAAGACAGAACATCACATCTTATATGAAGAGATACTAGTACTCATTCTGGAGCCATATATGTTTCAACCTCCAGAACAAAATCAGATAGCCACTTGACGATACACATAAAATATTAGCGGTCTCTCCAATCTCCAGAAACACAAGGATTAATTGATTTTATATCCAAGTATGACAAAGTAATACTGGCATCAAAATATGTAATCTCAATTCTTAACATTAATTTCAAACATCTCCATAGCCATATTAGTGAAGTATACCACCTTTATTCCGACATATATAGGACAACCCAAGTACATGAAAGGGCCTATGTGTTCAGTCAACCTATTGATTTCATCTCATTAGTGTTAGGAGTGGTGAGAAACATATTTTCGCCTTGTTTATCTTCTGCTCAGATCCTTCACTTCAAGGCTTGAAAGTGAAAATCCTCATTTCTGTTCCAACTGATTTAGGAGTCTGGATAGGTACTTAAGCTCCTACAATGAAAGAGTGAG
The Solanum stenotomum isolate F172 chromosome 12, ASM1918654v1, whole genome shotgun sequence DNA segment above includes these coding regions:
- the LOC125846720 gene encoding transcription factor STKL2-like isoform X2, with the protein product MSFSASSLAKLSLLTRTKALTMGRNQKRKEQKMAENSSTDSGNCSVEFVREEEEIVSKKRKNKDVDVTRFLYNDTPSDGYDEEKTPSPKAKRMMKLKSKPPLVSKVWSDKDEISLLTGIIKFKEQTAREVAQNMAEFRAFILPSLTLQATPVQLREKIRRIRLKYEKTLATGNPSNTDLHQVQVFQLCQKIWTQPPNSNSLLLKENHNIPENDLQVKEKHNIPENGQPGKQSLLVKEKKHNIRPIQQHKIIPDSGLDGKTMEDLLKRLAKDVELVVNSKACLQGNSNEVGIRVLDIGLESMKLGIKLGKLVHEKATSPELQDSPELREQVVLRAYLEAKIEHAQLLLNAYDGLIKDHSNEAQSSSVSAIKD
- the LOC125846720 gene encoding probable transcription factor At1g66420 isoform X1 produces the protein MSFSASSLAKLSLLTRTKALTMGRNQKRKEQKMAENSSTDSGNCSVEFVREEEEIVSKKRKNKDVDVTRFLYNDTPSDGYDEEKTPSPKAKRMMKLKSKPPLVSKVWSDKDEISLLTGIIKFKEQTAREVAQNMAEFRAFILPSLTLQATPVQLREKIRRIRLKYEKTLATGNPSNTDLHQVQVFQLCQKIWTQPPNSNSLLLKENHNIPENDLQVKEKHNIPDNGLQVKEKHNIPENGQPGKQSLLVKEKKHNIRPIQQHKIIPDSGLDGKTMEDLLKRLAKDVELVVNSKACLQGNSNEVGIRVLDIGLESMKLGIKLGKLVHEKATSPELQDSPELREQVVLRAYLEAKIEHAQLLLNAYDGLIKDHSNEAQSSSVSAIKD